Below is a genomic region from Diabrotica undecimpunctata isolate CICGRU chromosome 7, icDiaUnde3, whole genome shotgun sequence.
AATAAATAATGATATTCTGTAGCTAATTGAAATGAAACACTGCTAATTTGCCAACTAAAATAACCAGTTGataacaacatttttatttaagaaattaatTCTATTAATAACCATACCACGAATGCGCAGaaccataaaaaaaatttcgggaTGGCATGACTATGAGTTAAATACAATTTCTCTACAACGCATGCGTAGGAGTTGGTAAACAATAGCAAAACTTTGTGGCTATGAGTAAGATACAGTTTTAATTGTATGAATAGCATGAAATGTATGAATAGCTATAaagacattttattatttttgttgggaataagcttaagtttaaaataagtttatttttgacggttcgatttccacttcgaaaaaaaaacctattttaaacttaaattgtggcttattccaaaaCAAATAgttaattgcattaagatgccacaagaaaatagattcagAATAGTATTAGCTATACAGTCAAAGCTCTAATTTATGCAATAAATGTATTTTGGTAACAAATATACCAAATTTGTATGTAAAAAACATCTTGTTATTTACGAGGATTTTGGCAACCCTAAATATTGTTTTGTTCCATCTTAAAAATAGGATATAACGGtctaaaaaatatatagtaaaaaaGTGTCAGCACCAAAAATTGATAATTATCAGTCGAGCGTAAATTTCTTTGGTTTGTTAGGAAAATATCGCAGAAGTAGGAAGCGGTCAACTGATATGACATTTGACAGTTATAAAGCAGCTTCAAATcattattaaaacttaaaaactaAGATTATTAATACCTAGTATTAAAAGGTcctattttaatataaaaaattatatttcaaaaatacgttttgATCGTAAGAGTTTATGGGGTTTGTAAAAACAATGATTTTAACTCATTTCTCGAAGTATGAACGTAGGATTGGAAACCAAACTATTGTAATACGTGTACAATACAGGTAATATCTTCAAACCATCGTTTACTCTGATTTCGGTTTGTACAACGGCAGATTTGGCGAGTTCGAGCATTCGATTCTCTCCGGGGAGTGATCTTTCGAATATGATCATATACTTAGCCTTCAAACTACTAATTTTCCTATTGAAAGAGATCGAAAGTGCTACTGAACCTCAAAATATTACCAAATTCTGAACAAACAACATATTCAATGTCCTAAGTTCACATTTCGAAAGAAGATTTGATGTAGATTAGTCACGAGTTTAGGTATATACCTACGTATAAACCCCTAAAAACAAAACAGTATTTTTGTTAAATGCAATAATCGATGCACATTAATAATTATTAGCAGCGGTTCGTGAATTTCAGAGAATGTCCAAACGAATCGGTCGGTAAGAAGGGGAAGAGAAAGGCAACTCTACAgggaaaaaaatttaagaaatgcAGATGGGGGGACCGGGGAAGGAGCACTGACGCCACCCGCTTCCTGGATACGAGCTCGAAATTCCGGACATTGATCGGCGATACAGGGATGACCCAAAGATCTCCAAAACAGACAGCGGCAGTATCGACACAAGGAAAGCATTTCGGCGTATTGGCGCTCTTCGTTGATTCCGAAGGTCCTATAACAGAAAGTTAAATGAATAATTATTCTGAACAGTATTTGTGAATAAATATATTTAGGTAATTATGGGTTTAAGTTTTCTAtaattgaagttatacttctatacgcgcgctccacgttggaaatttgtatgggagtgaatctgtgaaatcattacatatgtaagataatgagtaagagagagacagaagatatattttctctctcttcctctctcgagaataaaaatgttccttttgtatatataatttaatattatataaatatattatataaagatatatatatatatatatatatatatacatataatattatacatataataaaatatttattaatattattatttaggtgatacgttttgtattatttattaaatgttcataattatattagtcttttgtatttcaaaataataatctcaataaatcactgtatgatccagaactgtcaattttgaaatacatttgtgtcatgtcctcggtagtgtagtgtgtaatagtcagtatccccgcctgtcacgcgggagaccggggttcgattcccagtcggggatgactttttttattaatattattacattattgtcatttttaaatacttatggatattgcattttaatttgtattgtattattatatggaattatgttgcactgtattgtagtgtattttttttatgtatattattgtcattttttaaatacttatgaatattgcagttttatttgtatgtattattatattaataacaaaataaacaatgaattttactgtagagtatgtgtaaaaacatttttgcattcaactcctttcatacataaatgaaaataaaaatatacattttcatcaaaatattgattcaatccttcattgttagtaagttgttattaattctgtttctctttctgctatgtcttacctatagaattacatatgtaatgattgtgcagattgactcccaaataaatttgtaacggcgaatgcgtgtatagaagtgtaacttccaccggcagtcccactggactgccacacccgttttttttttctgcttATTACCCGAATCGTATTATCTAATTGTCAACTGACTCCAATAAAATTCAGTTTCTTTAGATGTTACAGATGTAACAGATGGCGCCAGGGTCAATTACACCGTTTTAATACGTTAAGTTCAGTTAAAAGTTTATTAATGAAGGTTTTGAACACTTATCAAGTCGAATAAAACAATTGCTCATCATCAAAGCCTTACCCCGCCTGGGGATTATTGCTAAAACCAGGACTGTTTAAAAATAGTAAGTATTCTGAGTATCACAAGTAATTATTACCACATTCTCTTGGCCCATTTATCCTCAAATTCGGTTTCTTCTTTTTGGCTCTTTGATTGCTTAGAATTTTTTGAAGAATCATTTTATTTTAGATTTGTTCTCTCTTTTTAAATCTAGCTCCCCGTTTAATCAGTcatgtttcttctttttatttattgcGTTGCAATTGTTTCTCTTTTCTATATTATTCTGGCGAGTTGTCGACAAATGTTATTTAGGAGGAATCTTTTAATGCCCTCGTACCAGTTAGACTTAGTTTTGGCTTACTGTCTTTTTTTCAATGGCTTGTATAAGCCTTTGCCGCTCTGTAAGATGCAAGAACTGTATGGGTCTAGTATTTTCTGTACTAATTTTTTTGATGCAAGAATGTGGTAGATTAGATGTTCACTGTTCTCAGATGGAAGTCTCCATGTTGCCATTTATGTTCTTGTATGCtcaaattttgtcgattttgtgcGTGTGCATCTCTTACACCCTAAAATGGATCTACAAATATCTATAAGTATAGAATATTTGACCGAAAAATTAATGTAAATTGATTATTAATTAATCGAAAgaattgattttaaaaaactaCTTACTTTTTCAGCGAATGGTAGACTTCTTTCCAGTCAATTTTGCTATTATCTTTCGATAAGACCAGATCTATTTGCTGGGGGACGAAATGAAATTTGGTAAGTTCTCTCCAAATTCTTTGTTCGCTTACAATAGCTGCCATCTGTTCGCACGACTCAGCGCTGGCTACTAAATCCTTATGGTCGGATAACcttaaaattgaacaaaaaaattTAGACGTTCATTGATCACAATGATAAATAATGATCGAAGGGCGCCAAGAGTTTAAGTTGTGAAAAACACTACAAGTATGACTGGCCAGGACAAACCTAAATCTTTGAGAACTTAACTGAAGTATGTacaaggtttttcgtttttagcCGAGAACATTTCCGagcaataattttttacaattttcggaGAGAATTATTTTAACTGCACAGTCTTGTTGTGTTGGAATGAAGCATCACACCATTTAACTATTTCCCGCTGGTATTGCGAATTTTAACGTGGTCGCTCCAGTCTCAGCGACGAATCCAGGCCAGGTCCACCCAAAACAGCAGTCACACAGCAAAACATTAATGTGGTTCGTCAGCTAATTAAGGATGACCACCGTGTAACATACTGGGAGACAGAGGCATCTTTGGGTATTTTAAGGACCTCGACACAAAAGATCCTACAGGAACAACTGGGTGTTAAGAAGTTGGCTTCCAATTGGATCCCTCATTTGCTCAGAGAAGAGCAAAAAGGAACTCTTAAGCAAAAGTTTACTCATACGAAACGAAAAATAAAAGTCAATTAGCTGTGTGAGTGTTTCACTATGAGGAAAAACCTCATGGGATGGAGGAAAAAAGTGATCCATTCTCTAAGTGTGCCAAAGAAAATGGTTACAGCTTTTGTGTCAAAATCTGGTCATGTAGCAACAATTGCTTAAGAAGATCGAAGAACGGTTACTTCTAAATAGTATATAACCGTTTGTTTACAAGAAGTTGCAAGTGCAAGTTACAAGTGTTCACACTGCCCAAAAGACAATAGAGTTGTTGGAGCTTCCAAACATCGAATTGTTAAACCACCCAACGTATAGCCCCGACCTAAGCCCCCACGGCTTCTTCACGTTTCCAAAGATCAAAAATTCTGATTCCCAGAAGAAACCATCGATGCctttaaaacagcgattttgcagGTGTCAAATGAAAAGGGGAATAACTGTTTTACCAATTGGTTTGAACGTATGCAAAACTGTATCGATCTTGgtgggacatattttgaaaagcaataaagtactttaagtctatacatatattttttgccTTTATCGTTATATTATCGAAATATTAAAGAATTACAGTATATGATAACAAACGCAAATAATTTACTGAATAATcgacaaaaaaaagtaaaatagggTAAAATTACAATTAATCAGAAGTTTTGATTTTACCTTAAAATAATTTCTCTAATGCACTCTTCTGGCAGTTGCATTAATTTAGGCTGGCTATTTGGATTAGGCTCTCGGATCTGCATTTCGGCTGCCATGTTTAATATCCTCTCTATTTTGGTAGCATGCTGGTCCCACAGCAATTGGGATCCCAAGGTtcctaaagtatattttaatacactAAAGTAACAATATATCATTtagattttacaaataaaaacaaaagagcCCGTGTTcaaaaggtaaacaaagaaacaCAAAAAGATTGGTTTTATTCTAGCTTCGACGAAGGTTTCGGACTCTACAACTAAAGCCCATTATCAGGTTCCCGTAAAAGATGATTTATTCAATGATTTCccttttttacataaaataagtTGATATGCAGTAAATGATAACAAAAGCAAATAAGgcaatattaaaaattatgtgtATTCAGAAGACATCAGTGAACCTCAAACAAAGATTTTAGTTCTGCCGTCTCTATAAAAGATTCACCTTATGTTCCGACGTCATCAAATTTGCGATTATAAATCTAGGGGTCCAAAAGCGTGCTACCGAAAAATGAATCGTTTGTTATTGATTCCAGTGGTATACCTCTTAGACGCTTTGAAAATCGAATACTGGACGTAAAAAAATATGTCCCTTTACAAACGTATATGGTCCTAATGACGCCATTGTAAGACTAAAAGGGACAAGAACAGAGACTGCAATGGTTTGATCGTGTTAGACGTAGAAATGAAATCTATGTGGGACGAAGTATAGAGGTGTTAGTAGTTTAGGGAAAGAGAGGTGGAGGAAAACCGACTTGAAGATGGAAGGACTTTGGCAAAGAACTTgaaagagaaaggtttaaatgaAGAATCGATAGACAGAAATTAGTGGCGAAAAAGAGTAAGGGACAATGATTTTGATGAAGAACAATTTTGAataagagaaagagaaagaaagagagagaaaatcaATCGATAAATTTCTGCCAGACTAGAGAAACACAGATTAAACCTATGCGAAGTTCCATTAGTCTTATTCACAATAAACATGACAAGGGATACAAAATAGGCCTCAAATTTTGCAAAAAGAGCCATCCCATACAACCGACATAAAAAATCATATGTAACTGTATCATAACTCGAACTTTCGATAAGTTGAACAAATTCTGGTCCCGACGAGTAATCGAGAATCGACTGTATTACTTATATAGGTGTTACTGGGTTAATAAATTGTGACTAACTTACCTCCCCAACAAGCATCCCGTTCGGCAGTCCTCAAAGCTCTTAGATTGGTGAGCAATTGTCTAAAACCTCTAGGATTATGCTGGCTGCTAGTGGCGTGACTAGCGACCTCCTCCAACATAGCGAGAAGGACTTTTTGAGAACACCCAGAGAGAGCTGTCATCTGCTGGCCAATTAGTAATTCCAATAGAGCACAGATATAATTAAATCTACGGACATCCCTAACGGCGCTTCTAAAATCTAACCGTTTCACTGCTTCGTCTAATTCGTTAAAACCCGCAATCTGAAATTCGTAAAGGAATATGTAACTTGTAttaaaatgagttaaaatgtcTTTATTCAGTCTTTTTTGGTGTTTACAAGACTAACAGAGaactgcgccagggagatgcgctatcatgcaggctgttcaacctagcgttagaaaaagtttTGACAGATTCGAAAAATATACTTAACGGCTAGGATATACAGCCATAGTATACAAATAATgccatatgctgatgatatcgtgacCATTGGAAGAACTCGAAATGAAGCAGATGAAGTTTTCACACGTATTAAAAACACctcagaaaacatcggacttctgattaactcCCATAAAACTAATGCCGGCTATATCAAGAATGCAACACAATAACTTAGAAACGGTGGAAGAGTTCTGCTACTTAAGGTCACTGGTTGACTGCAAATACAACACATCCAAAGAAATAAGAACTGGAATAAACGTGGCTAACCGCTTTATTTTGGCCTAGACTAGCTATTGTTAATGCCGTGGTTTGAATAACTTTAAGATGATCGAAATAACAGGAAATTACCGAGGacaaattcaatgtagaatcatttggaacgactctacaagagaaatgtaccaaaggaggctagcacagaagatacagctgaaatagATAGACGACAttgaagatataaacgcgagctgggagaaaattaaaaacaacattaaagaagcagcaaaagaagctctaggaaaacgcaaaggcATACTGaacaaaacaaacaacaacaatacaccatggttcagaaaagaattaaaagagaaatgtaaagagaaacgagaggtttacacgaagtacaaaacatcaaatactacAGAACCCTGATACACCTattatagaagaatacgaaatgaaacaaagcaatttttaagaacaaaaaaatgaacactggaaacatcttacaaaaagtATGGAAAGCCACTTCTacgatacacaaaaaaaaatatggagattcataagaaatcaacggaaagaaatggcagaattgaaggaatacaataacataccagcaaacgaatgggaaagatccctgacggaactgtttaaaggaaaggaaaataataatcaacacaataacgtacctgaattaag
It encodes:
- the LOC140445250 gene encoding F-box only protein 25, producing the protein MPFISKDWRSPGEAWVKTEEGWEKKKVLENCKALQKVSRNDSSEEESDSDTAIQPHCHITIKCTKEIAGFNELDEAVKRLDFRSAVRDVRRFNYICALLELLIGQQMTALSGCSQKVLLAMLEEVASHATSSQHNPRGFRQLLTNLRALRTAERDACWGGTLGSQLLWDQHATKIERILNMAAEMQIREPNPNSQPKLMQLPEECIREIILRLSDHKDLVASAESCEQMAAIVSEQRIWRELTKFHFVPQQIDLVLSKDNSKIDWKEVYHSLKKTFGINEERQYAEMLSLCRYCRCLFWRSLGHPCIADQCPEFRARIQEAGGVSAPSPVPPSAFLKFFSL